Below is a window of Bacillus horti DNA.
GGTAGACGAGTGATTATCAGAGAAGCTAAAGCAGAGGATTGGGCTACAATCTGGCTCTTTTTCCACCAAATTGTAAAAGCGCAAGAGACCTTCGCCTTTGAGCCAGATCTAAATGAAGAGGATGCTCGGGCTCTATGGATGGTTAAACCTCCCGGTCTTACGGTGGTGGCTATGTCTGATGACGGACAATTCATCCTCGGAAGCGCAAGCATGTATCCCAATCGTAGCGGCCCAGGAGCACACGTCTCAAGCGCAAGCTTCATGGTAGACGAGCAACATTCTGGAAAAGGTGTAGGCAGGGCATTGGTTGAGTATGCGTTAAACTGGGCCAAGTCACAGGGTTTCAGTGCTATGCAGTTCAATGCAGTTGTAGAATCGAATGTGTATGCCATTCGGTTGTACGAGAACCTAGGGTTTAAGATCGTAGGTACTGTACCAGACGCCTTCCGACACCCAAGAGAA
It encodes the following:
- a CDS encoding GNAT family N-acetyltransferase yields the protein MIIREAKAEDWATIWLFFHQIVKAQETFAFEPDLNEEDARALWMVKPPGLTVVAMSDDGQFILGSASMYPNRSGPGAHVSSASFMVDEQHSGKGVGRALVEYALNWAKSQGFSAMQFNAVVESNVYAIRLYENLGFKIVGTVPDAFRHPREGLVSLHIMHRVL